One part of the Paroedura picta isolate Pp20150507F chromosome 5, Ppicta_v3.0, whole genome shotgun sequence genome encodes these proteins:
- the KERA gene encoding keratocan isoform X1: MRQTMNVKLCSCFLVIFLANIVWTRNVRPIYDQDSSYDWSSYSFECPQQCFCPPGFPSALYCDSRELKEIPTIPARIWYLYLQNNLIETIRGKSFENATQLKWINLNNNKLTSNGIEKGVFASLKSLLYLFLEDNELGEVPAPLPASLEQLRLARNKITTIPGEVFNNLENLTLLDLHHNKLLDSTLSGATFQGLSNLIQLNIAQNSLTRMPPILPANVMQLFLDNNSIEAIPENYFNAMLKLLFLRLNNNKLTDEGLPAKIFNISSLLDLQLSNNELTKIPAIGVHLEHLHLDNNRINSINGTQICPIPIPGDHVYDMDLPRLRYLRLDGNEIKPPIPFDLMLCFRLLQAIVI; the protein is encoded by the exons ATGAG GCAAACTATGAATGTAAAACTGTGTTCCTGCTTTTTGGTAATCTTCCTGGCCAATATTGTATGGACTCGAAATGTCAGACCAATATATGACCAGGACTCCTCATATGATTGGTCATCCTACAGCTTTGAATGTCCACAACAATGTTTCTGTCCACCTGGCTTCCCAAGTGCTTTGTACTGTGATAGTAGGGAACTTAAAGAAATACCCACCATCCCAGCAAGAATTTGGTATCTTTATCTCCAAAACAACCTAATTGAAACAATTAGAGGGAAATCCTTTGAGAATGCCACTCAACTAAAATGGATAAATTTGAACAACAACAAGCTCACTAGCAATGGAATCGAAAAGGGCGTGTTTGCCAGCTTGAAGAGTCTCCTTTATTTGTTTCTGGAAGACAATGAGTTAGGAGAGGTGCCTGCTCCACTGCCAGCAAGTTTGGAGCAGCTTCGTTTGGCACGAAACAAAATCACCACAATCCCAGGAGAAGTCTTCAACAATTTGGAAAACCTCACTCTGCTAGATCTGCATCACAACAAACTTTTGGACAGTACTCTTTCAGGGGCCACCTTTCAAGGCTTAAGCAACCTCATACAACTCAACATCGCTCAAAACTCACTCACTAGGATGCCACCAATCCTACCCGCCAATGTGATGCAGCTGTTTCTGGATAATAACTCTATTGAAGCCATACCGGAGAACTACTTTAATGCAATGCTCAAACTGCTTTTCCTTCGACTGAATAACAATAAATTAACTGATGAAGGTCTACCAGCTAAAATCTTTAATATTTCATCTCTTCTTGACCTACAGCTGTCTAACAATGAGCTCACTAAGATCCCAGCTATTGGTGTTCACCTTGAGCATCTTCATCTTGATAACAACAGAATCAACA GTATAAATGGGACCCAAATATGTCCAATTCCTATTCCTGGAGATCATGTCTATGATATGGATCTGCCACGCCTCCGCTACCTCCGCTTGGATGGCAATGAAATTAAACCTCCAATTCCATTTGACCTCATGCTATGTTTCCGCCTCCTTCAGGCCATTGTTATTTAA
- the KERA gene encoding keratocan isoform X2 translates to MNVKLCSCFLVIFLANIVWTRNVRPIYDQDSSYDWSSYSFECPQQCFCPPGFPSALYCDSRELKEIPTIPARIWYLYLQNNLIETIRGKSFENATQLKWINLNNNKLTSNGIEKGVFASLKSLLYLFLEDNELGEVPAPLPASLEQLRLARNKITTIPGEVFNNLENLTLLDLHHNKLLDSTLSGATFQGLSNLIQLNIAQNSLTRMPPILPANVMQLFLDNNSIEAIPENYFNAMLKLLFLRLNNNKLTDEGLPAKIFNISSLLDLQLSNNELTKIPAIGVHLEHLHLDNNRINSINGTQICPIPIPGDHVYDMDLPRLRYLRLDGNEIKPPIPFDLMLCFRLLQAIVI, encoded by the exons ATGAATGTAAAACTGTGTTCCTGCTTTTTGGTAATCTTCCTGGCCAATATTGTATGGACTCGAAATGTCAGACCAATATATGACCAGGACTCCTCATATGATTGGTCATCCTACAGCTTTGAATGTCCACAACAATGTTTCTGTCCACCTGGCTTCCCAAGTGCTTTGTACTGTGATAGTAGGGAACTTAAAGAAATACCCACCATCCCAGCAAGAATTTGGTATCTTTATCTCCAAAACAACCTAATTGAAACAATTAGAGGGAAATCCTTTGAGAATGCCACTCAACTAAAATGGATAAATTTGAACAACAACAAGCTCACTAGCAATGGAATCGAAAAGGGCGTGTTTGCCAGCTTGAAGAGTCTCCTTTATTTGTTTCTGGAAGACAATGAGTTAGGAGAGGTGCCTGCTCCACTGCCAGCAAGTTTGGAGCAGCTTCGTTTGGCACGAAACAAAATCACCACAATCCCAGGAGAAGTCTTCAACAATTTGGAAAACCTCACTCTGCTAGATCTGCATCACAACAAACTTTTGGACAGTACTCTTTCAGGGGCCACCTTTCAAGGCTTAAGCAACCTCATACAACTCAACATCGCTCAAAACTCACTCACTAGGATGCCACCAATCCTACCCGCCAATGTGATGCAGCTGTTTCTGGATAATAACTCTATTGAAGCCATACCGGAGAACTACTTTAATGCAATGCTCAAACTGCTTTTCCTTCGACTGAATAACAATAAATTAACTGATGAAGGTCTACCAGCTAAAATCTTTAATATTTCATCTCTTCTTGACCTACAGCTGTCTAACAATGAGCTCACTAAGATCCCAGCTATTGGTGTTCACCTTGAGCATCTTCATCTTGATAACAACAGAATCAACA GTATAAATGGGACCCAAATATGTCCAATTCCTATTCCTGGAGATCATGTCTATGATATGGATCTGCCACGCCTCCGCTACCTCCGCTTGGATGGCAATGAAATTAAACCTCCAATTCCATTTGACCTCATGCTATGTTTCCGCCTCCTTCAGGCCATTGTTATTTAA